Proteins found in one bacterium CG_4_10_14_0_2_um_filter_33_32 genomic segment:
- a CDS encoding TIGR00159 family protein → MDILEKLISTINVNISFTEITKNPLFIVDFLIVLLIIYWFYKLLKNTRAVRIFYGFVFLFIAMFLSSIFHLYILNWVLRIMLTVLLVAIPVVFQPELRNTLEKIGRTGFKAKSFKDITTQEFLNSILGAIAKMIVNKIGGIIVIQRKTGLGEYIETGVILDALISKELIISCFNDDSPLHDGAMIISNGKISGASCVLPLSENNSLSGLGTRHKAGVGLSEQTDAVVIIISGKNGNISLAVDGVILENIHFNDLENKLRKIFIDDNSKKMGISNYFRIGQ, encoded by the coding sequence ATAAGCACAATTAATGTAAATATATCTTTTACAGAAATAACCAAAAATCCACTATTTATAGTGGATTTTTTGATAGTTTTATTGATAATTTATTGGTTCTATAAGCTTTTGAAAAATACTAGAGCAGTACGCATATTTTATGGTTTTGTTTTTTTATTTATAGCCATGTTCTTAAGCTCAATTTTTCACTTATACATACTCAATTGGGTTTTAAGGATTATGCTAACAGTCCTGCTGGTTGCTATACCTGTAGTTTTTCAGCCAGAATTAAGGAATACTCTAGAAAAGATCGGTAGGACAGGTTTTAAGGCAAAAAGCTTTAAAGATATTACTACTCAAGAGTTTTTAAATTCTATTCTTGGGGCAATTGCCAAAATGATAGTAAATAAAATCGGCGGTATTATAGTAATTCAGAGAAAGACTGGGCTTGGTGAATATATAGAAACAGGCGTTATTTTAGATGCATTAATTTCTAAAGAATTAATAATTAGTTGTTTTAATGATGACAGTCCTTTGCATGATGGGGCCATGATAATCTCCAATGGTAAAATTTCTGGTGCCTCATGTGTCTTGCCGCTGTCAGAAAATAATTCTTTATCCGGGCTAGGTACAAGACATAAAGCAGGTGTAGGATTATCAGAACAGACTGATGCGGTTGTAATAATTATCTCTGGTAAAAACGGTAATATTTCATTAGCGGTAGATGGTGTTATTTTAGAAAACATACATTTTAATGACCTGGAAAATAAATTAAGAAAAATATTTATAGATGATAATTCAAAAAAAATGGGAATCAGCAATTATTTTAGAATAGGACAATAA
- a CDS encoding zinc-binding protein, protein MEYADKTIKCEKCEEEFIFPCGEQKFFEEKGFAEPKKCPKCRGKENVTRPNENTYPIECSKCKKSFHVTFNPKEKPVLCFDCFNLDNKK, encoded by the coding sequence ATGGAGTATGCAGATAAAACTATAAAATGCGAAAAATGCGAAGAGGAGTTTATTTTTCCTTGCGGCGAGCAAAAGTTTTTTGAAGAAAAAGGATTTGCAGAACCTAAAAAATGTCCTAAGTGTCGGGGCAAAGAAAATGTCACAAGACCTAATGAAAATACCTATCCGATTGAATGTTCAAAGTGTAAAAAATCATTTCATGTAACATTTAATCCGAAAGAAAAACCCGTTCTTTGCTTTGATTGTTTTAATTTAGATAATAAAAAATAA
- a CDS encoding RluA family pseudouridine synthase, with protein MYFKKYVEKEDAEVRLDKILAKYFNQFSRSYIKYLIDNHRVKVNNKEEKPSFNLKEGDFIMLNTFKQEQYLKSKIKLKIIYQDNDLLVIDKPAGLSAHPNEKSLKLREEVTLLDILVRDFPKIKKMEGKRPGIVHRLDKETSGLMIVALNKKSYEVLKKQFQAREVKKIYKSLLLGRLKPREGAIEASIGRSYKDRSKMSVVGRNEGKAAITEYKAVEYLLGNNNSYSLLDIYPITGRTHQIRVHFSSIGHPVVGDKIYGKKRKINGLNRQFLHAYSIEFTLPSGRRRKFKSELPEDLKSFLNKLAIAE; from the coding sequence ATGTACTTCAAAAAATATGTTGAAAAAGAAGATGCTGAAGTAAGATTAGACAAAATATTAGCTAAATATTTTAATCAGTTTTCTAGATCATATATAAAGTACTTAATAGATAATCATCGCGTTAAAGTAAATAACAAAGAAGAAAAGCCTTCCTTCAATTTAAAGGAAGGTGATTTTATTATGCTTAACACTTTTAAGCAAGAGCAATATCTCAAATCTAAAATTAAGCTTAAAATTATTTACCAAGATAATGATCTTTTAGTAATAGATAAACCGGCAGGGTTATCTGCTCATCCTAACGAAAAATCATTAAAGCTTAGAGAAGAAGTAACTTTACTGGATATATTAGTTAGGGATTTTCCGAAAATTAAGAAGATGGAAGGTAAAAGACCCGGCATCGTTCATCGCCTAGATAAAGAAACTTCAGGATTAATGATAGTAGCTTTAAATAAAAAGTCTTATGAAGTATTAAAAAAGCAGTTTCAGGCTAGGGAAGTTAAAAAAATATATAAATCTCTTTTATTAGGCAGATTAAAGCCCAGAGAGGGTGCTATTGAGGCATCAATAGGGCGGAGTTACAAGGATAGGTCAAAAATGTCTGTTGTTGGCCGCAATGAAGGCAAAGCCGCTATTACGGAATATAAAGCGGTTGAATATCTTTTAGGTAATAATAATTCATACTCATTATTGGATATATACCCAATTACTGGACGTACACATCAAATCAGGGTTCATTTTTCATCTATTGGTCATCCTGTTGTTGGAGATAAGATTTATGGGAAAAAAAGAAAGATAAATGGTTTGAATCGACAATTTCTCCATGCTTATTCTATTGAATTTACCTTGCCCAGTGGTCGGCGTAGAAAGTTTAAATCTGAGCTGCCTGAAGACTTAAAATCTTTTCTAAACAAGTTAGCAATAGCGGAATAA